A window of Plantibacter sp. PA-3-X8 genomic DNA:
GGGCGATGAACTCGACCGCCTGCCGGTTGCCGTAGGTGATGGTGCCGGTCTTGTCGAGCAGCAGGGTCGTGACGTCGCCGGCGGCCTCGACCGCGCGGCCGGACATCGCGAGCACGTTCCGCTGCACGAGTCGGTCCATGCCGGCGATGCCGATCGCCGAGAGCAGGGCGCCGATGGTCGTCGGGATGAGGCAGACGAGCAGGGCGATGAGGACCGGGACACTGACGGGAGCCGCCGCATAGGAGGCGATCGGGTTGAGCGTCAGCGCCACGACCACGAACACGATCGACAGGCTCGCGAGCAGGATGTTGAGCGCGATCTCGTTCGGCGTCTTCTGCCGCGCCGCACCCTCGACGAGGCCGATCATGCGGTCGACGAAGGTCTCACCGGGCTTCGAGGTGATGCGGACGACGATGCGGTCGGACAGCACGCGGGTGCCGCCCGTGACGGCGCTGCGGTCACCGCCGGACTCGCGGACGACCGGGGCCGACTCGCCCGTGATCGCCGACTCGTCGACCGAGGCGATGCCCCAGACGATGTCGCCGTCGCCCGGGACGAGCTCGCCGGCGGTCACCACGACGACGTCGCCGAGGGTGAGGTCCGCGGAGGAGACCTGGCCGATGGCGGCGTGCTCCGCGGACGGGTCCGCCGAGGCGTCGTAGTCCGTGACCTGGTTCGCCATGGTCGAGGTGCGCGTCTTGCGGAGGCTGTCGGCCTGCGCCTTGCCGCGTCCCTCGGCGACGGACTCAGCGAGGTTCGCGAACACGACCGTGAGCCACAGCCAGATCGCGATGCCCCAGGTGAACGACGCCGGCACGGCCGAGCCGCCGGACTCCTGCGCACCACCGAGGAACGGTTCGGCGATCGCGAGGACGGTGGTCAGTGCCGCGCCGACCTCGACGATGAACATGACCGGGTTCTTGACCATCAGCCGCGGGTCGAGTTTGCGGAAGGCACCCGGGGTCGCGGCGAGCAGCTGCGCCGGACCGAACGCGGCCTTCGCGGGCTCATGGTGGTGGTCCTGCTCCTGCTCGGGTTCCGCCGGGGCGGGAAGCGTGTGCGTGGTGGACATGGTTATGACAGCCCTTCCGCCAGGGGACCCAGCGCGAGTACGGGGAAGTAGGTGAGTGCGGTGATGATCACGGCGACACCGGTGAGGAGGCCGACGAACTGCGGCCGGTTGGTCGGGAGCGTTCCGGTTGTCGACGGCACCCGGTCCTGTGCGGCCAGCGAACCGGCGAGCGCGAGGACGAGCACGATCGGGACGAAGCGACCGAGGAGCATCGCGACACCGAGCGCCGTGTTGAACCACGGGGTGTTCGCCGTGAGACCGGCGAACGCGGAACCGTTGTTGTTCGACGCAGAGGTGAAGGCGTAGAGGACCTCGGAGAGGCCGTGGAGGCCCGGGTTCCAGATCGACGTCGTCTCCACATCCGAGCGGACGCCGGGGATGGCGAAGCTCAGAGCGGTGCCGGCGAGCACGAGGGTCGGCGTCACGAGGATGTACAGGCTCGCGAGCTTGATCTCCCGTGGGCCGATCTTCTTGCCGAGGTACTCCGGCGTCCGGCCGACGAGCAGCCCACCGATGAACACGGCGATGACGGCGAGCACGAGCATGCCGTACAGGCCTGAACCGACGCCGCCGGGGGCGATCTCGCCGAGCATCATGTTGATCATCGGCATCATGCCGCCGAGTGCCGTGTAGGAGTCGTGCATCGAGTTGACGGCACCCGTCGAGGTCAGCGTCGAGGTCGAGCCGAACAGCGTCGAGGCGAAGACGCCGAAACGCTGCTCCTTGCCCTCCATCGCACCGCCGGCCGCCATCGGTGCCGCTCCGAGGCCGCGGGCTTCGAGCGCCGTGAGGATCGAGAACGAGGCGAGGAAGATGACGCCCATGACCGCGAGGATCGTGTAGCCCTGCTTGTGGTCGCCGACCATGCGGCCGAAGGTGCGCGGCAGGGAGAACGGGATCGCGAGCATGAGGATGTTCTGGACGAGGCTCGTCCAGGCGGTCGGGTTCTCGAAGGGGTGCGCGGAGTTCGCGTTGAAGAACCCGCCGCCGTTCGTGCCGAGGAGCTTGATGGCCTCCTGCGAGGCGACCGGTCCGCCGGGGATGGTCTGCGTCGCGCCCGTGA
This region includes:
- the kdpA gene encoding potassium-transporting ATPase subunit KdpA; translated protein: MQTLFAILQVSTLVLVLVLLYRPLGEYLARVYTSSKDFAVERGFYRVIGVDARSEQTWQAYLRGVLAFSLVGVLLVYALQRAQAVLPFALGLPAVPEGLSFNTAVSFVTNTNWQSYSPEVTMGYTVQLTGLAVQNFVSAAVGIAVAIALVRGFASRRSGTIGNFWVDLTRGTLRVLLPLSVVMAVVLIAGGTIQNLNGFTDVTTITGATQTIPGGPVASQEAIKLLGTNGGGFFNANSAHPFENPTAWTSLVQNILMLAIPFSLPRTFGRMVGDHKQGYTILAVMGVIFLASFSILTALEARGLGAAPMAAGGAMEGKEQRFGVFASTLFGSTSTLTSTGAVNSMHDSYTALGGMMPMINMMLGEIAPGGVGSGLYGMLVLAVIAVFIGGLLVGRTPEYLGKKIGPREIKLASLYILVTPTLVLAGTALSFAIPGVRSDVETTSIWNPGLHGLSEVLYAFTSASNNNGSAFAGLTANTPWFNTALGVAMLLGRFVPIVLVLALAGSLAAQDRVPSTTGTLPTNRPQFVGLLTGVAVIITALTYFPVLALGPLAEGLS